Proteins co-encoded in one Opitutus terrae PB90-1 genomic window:
- a CDS encoding flotillin family protein, with protein sequence MHALTTSAPLYLAAASGTDVPWLKAIAFGAVVVILVFILGGIFASRYTKVGPNQVLVISGRKRRVVDPDGSARHVGYRIVKGGGVLVWPVLEKVDVLSLELLTIDVQTPEVYTSKGVPVKVDGVAQIKVKGDDVAIATASEQFLGKSTDEIRNIATQTLEGHLRAILGTMTVEEIYQNRDAFASKVQEVAAGDMANMGLGIVSFTIRDIRDTQGYLDALGKPRIAQVKRDAIIAQAEADRDAMIKSAQATQAGQEAKFLADTRIAEAQRDYQSNVAQYQAAVNQKKAEADLAYDLQKFKTGQLVKAEEVQVQIIEKQKQIELQQQEILRRERELDASVHKPADAERYKVETLANARKFQLEAEAAGAASAAKATGFANADVAKATGLAEAEANKARGLAEAAIIEAQGHAQAEAMRQKAESFKHYNQAAVIELIARVLPEIAGKISEPLAKTEKMVIINSGNGIGGGASKLTGDITQILAQLPPVLESLTGVKFEKLLEQVPALKQAMAKDEPVKVPVVPVVPPLNLTIEPTTPKRG encoded by the coding sequence ATGCATGCGCTGACTACCTCCGCCCCGCTTTATCTCGCCGCTGCCAGCGGCACGGACGTTCCCTGGCTCAAGGCCATCGCCTTTGGCGCCGTGGTCGTCATCCTCGTGTTCATCCTCGGCGGCATCTTCGCCAGCCGCTACACGAAGGTCGGCCCCAACCAGGTGCTCGTCATCTCCGGCCGCAAGCGCCGCGTCGTCGATCCCGACGGCAGCGCGCGCCACGTCGGTTACCGCATCGTCAAGGGCGGCGGCGTGCTCGTCTGGCCGGTGCTCGAAAAAGTCGACGTCCTCTCGCTCGAACTGCTCACCATCGACGTGCAGACGCCCGAGGTCTACACGAGCAAGGGCGTGCCGGTGAAGGTCGACGGCGTTGCGCAGATCAAGGTCAAGGGCGACGACGTCGCGATCGCCACGGCGTCCGAACAGTTCCTCGGCAAGAGCACCGACGAGATCCGCAACATCGCGACGCAGACGCTCGAGGGCCACCTCCGCGCCATCCTCGGCACGATGACCGTCGAGGAGATTTACCAAAACCGCGATGCCTTCGCCTCCAAGGTGCAGGAGGTCGCCGCCGGCGACATGGCGAACATGGGACTCGGCATCGTGAGCTTCACGATCCGCGACATTCGCGACACGCAGGGTTACCTCGATGCGTTGGGCAAACCCCGCATCGCCCAGGTGAAGCGAGACGCCATCATCGCGCAGGCCGAGGCCGATCGCGACGCGATGATCAAGTCGGCCCAGGCCACGCAGGCCGGTCAGGAGGCGAAGTTCCTCGCCGACACGCGCATCGCCGAGGCGCAGCGCGACTATCAGTCCAACGTCGCACAGTATCAGGCCGCAGTGAACCAGAAGAAGGCGGAGGCCGACCTCGCCTACGATCTCCAGAAATTCAAGACCGGCCAGCTGGTGAAGGCCGAAGAGGTGCAGGTGCAGATCATCGAGAAGCAAAAGCAGATCGAGCTGCAGCAGCAGGAAATCCTGCGGCGTGAACGCGAGCTCGACGCGAGCGTTCACAAGCCGGCCGATGCCGAACGCTACAAGGTCGAAACGCTCGCAAACGCCCGCAAGTTCCAACTCGAAGCCGAAGCCGCCGGCGCCGCCTCCGCGGCGAAAGCCACCGGCTTCGCCAACGCCGACGTGGCCAAAGCCACGGGTCTCGCCGAAGCCGAGGCGAACAAGGCGCGCGGTCTCGCCGAGGCCGCGATCATCGAGGCGCAGGGTCACGCACAGGCCGAGGCGATGCGCCAGAAGGCCGAATCGTTCAAGCACTACAACCAGGCCGCGGTGATCGAACTGATCGCGCGCGTGCTGCCGGAAATCGCCGGCAAGATCAGCGAGCCGCTCGCGAAGACCGAGAAGATGGTGATCATCAATTCCGGCAACGGTATCGGCGGCGGTGCGAGCAAGCTCACCGGTGACATCACCCAGATTCTCGCCCAGCTGCCGCCCGTGCTCGAGAGCCTCACCGGCGTAAAATTTGAAAAACTGCTGGAGCAGGTGCCGGCGTTGAAGCAGGCGATGGCCAAGGACGAGCCGGTGAAGGTGCCGGTGGTTCCCGTCGTCCCGCCGCTCAACCTGACCATCGAGCCCACGACGCCGAAGCGCGGATGA
- a CDS encoding NfeD family protein has protein sequence MTTLFYAVCLVAGLLFTLISALAGHAFDGHDGGDVGTGGHAEAGFDNSGIPGISFFSPMVLACFVTAFGGLGIVFSGIEGTSSVWISAPLSIAGAICIAFAVLWLFNAVFSRSQASSEGQVASIVGHTASLITPIPENGVGEIAYVQANSRYTAPARSEKGVPISTGETVRITRIVSTQFYVERVS, from the coding sequence ATGACGACCCTCTTCTACGCGGTGTGTCTGGTGGCCGGTCTGCTGTTCACGTTGATCAGTGCGCTGGCGGGACACGCATTCGACGGGCACGACGGCGGCGACGTCGGCACCGGCGGGCACGCCGAAGCCGGCTTCGATAACTCCGGGATCCCGGGCATCTCGTTCTTCAGTCCGATGGTGCTCGCCTGCTTTGTCACCGCGTTCGGTGGACTCGGCATCGTGTTCAGCGGCATCGAGGGCACTTCCTCCGTCTGGATCAGCGCGCCGCTCTCGATCGCGGGCGCCATCTGCATCGCGTTCGCCGTCCTCTGGCTCTTCAACGCCGTCTTCAGCCGCTCGCAGGCGTCGAGCGAAGGCCAGGTGGCCTCGATCGTCGGCCACACCGCGTCGCTGATCACGCCGATCCCGGAGAACGGTGTCGGCGAAATCGCTTATGTGCAGGCAAACAGCCGCTACACGGCGCCCGCGCGCTCAGAAAAAGGCGTGCCCATCAGCACGGGCGAGACGGTGCGGATCACGCGCATCGTCAGCACGCAGTTCTATGTCGAACGCGTGAGTTGA
- a CDS encoding tetratricopeptide repeat protein, with the protein MTPDELQSLIEDATADYAVGETEAALAKLGRATSAAPESFEAWHALAEVNFSLRRLDDALAAAERAHALRPGDLFINTTLSRIWMERGDKARAEHFGAQAKIQSWKEQLKNPSGDS; encoded by the coding sequence ATGACTCCCGACGAACTGCAGAGCCTGATCGAGGACGCCACGGCCGACTATGCGGTGGGCGAAACCGAGGCCGCGCTCGCGAAACTCGGCCGTGCCACGAGCGCCGCGCCGGAGTCGTTCGAAGCGTGGCATGCGCTGGCCGAGGTGAACTTTTCGCTGCGCCGGCTCGATGACGCGTTGGCGGCGGCGGAACGCGCGCACGCACTGCGTCCAGGCGACCTGTTCATCAACACGACCCTTTCGCGGATCTGGATGGAGCGCGGCGACAAGGCGCGCGCCGAGCACTTCGGTGCGCAGGCGAAGATCCAGAGTTGGAAGGAGCAGTTGAAGAATCCGTCCGGCGACAGCTGA
- a CDS encoding YceI family protein — MNRFTRFTALAALAVGFVQSSIAAVETYTIDPVHSSLGFSIRHFVSKVPGTFTKFSGTITVDRDNLEHSSVEATIDVGSVNTANEKRDNHLKSPDFFDVANHGTASFKSKSWKKTGEDTFDIVGDLTLHGVTKEVVLQTNLLGFGEGARGAQLSGWEATTTIKKSDFGVSGPAMLAKTLGDEVTVKINIEAGKKS; from the coding sequence ATTCACCCGCTTCACTGCCCTGGCCGCGCTCGCGGTCGGGTTCGTTCAATCCAGCATTGCCGCCGTCGAGACCTACACGATCGACCCGGTGCATTCGTCGCTCGGCTTCAGCATCCGGCATTTCGTCAGCAAGGTGCCAGGCACGTTCACCAAGTTCAGCGGCACCATCACGGTTGATCGCGACAATCTCGAGCACAGCTCCGTCGAGGCCACCATCGATGTCGGCTCGGTGAACACGGCCAACGAGAAACGTGACAATCACCTCAAGAGCCCCGACTTCTTCGACGTGGCGAACCACGGCACCGCCAGCTTCAAGAGCAAGAGCTGGAAGAAGACGGGCGAGGATACCTTCGACATCGTCGGCGACCTGACGCTGCACGGCGTGACGAAGGAGGTCGTGCTCCAAACCAACCTGCTTGGGTTCGGCGAAGGCGCGCGCGGCGCGCAGCTCTCCGGCTGGGAAGCGACGACCACGATCAAGAAATCCGACTTCGGCGTGAGCGGTCCGGCGATGCTCGCCAAAACCCTCGGCGACGAGGTCACGGTGAAGATCAATATCGAGGCGGGCAAAAAGTCGTAA